In one window of Ovis aries strain OAR_USU_Benz2616 breed Rambouillet chromosome 3, ARS-UI_Ramb_v3.0, whole genome shotgun sequence DNA:
- the UAP1L1 gene encoding UDP-N-acetylhexosamine pyrophosphorylase-like protein 1 isoform X1: MASEADLRARLQRASQEHLLRFCAELAPEPRAALLAQLEALEPEALRQHCQRAAAACARPPGPPSDLAARLQPLPPERVGSATEGDPQTRRLWEEEGFHQIALNRVAVLLLAGGQGTRLGVTYPKGMYQVGLPSQKTLYQLQAERIRRVEQLAGERYGTRCTVPWYIMTSEFTLGPTAKFFKEHDFFHLDPNNVIMFEQRMLPAVSFDGRAILERKDKVAMAPDGNGGLYSALEDHQILEDMERRGVEFVHVYCVDNILVRLADPVFIGFCVLRGADCGAKVVEKAYPEEPVGVVCQVDGVPQVVEYSEISPEVAQLRAPGGGLLYNAGNICNHFFTRDFLRTVTRELEPLLQPHVAVKKVPCVDEHGHPVKPLQPNGIKMEKFVFDVLPFANCQGPGHLGQHVGSAAVSPAPQELRGLPSAAGGGVLPTQERRLSRQGQPLHVPAGPARPALPVGPAGRRPLPGRTRDPAPRAAQPAWQHRASSHLRDLTLGVICWRGTGGIAERPRVPAPTHPG, translated from the exons ATGGCCTCGGAGGCGGACTTGCGCGCCCGGCTGCAGCGCGCCAGCCAGGAGCACCTCCTGCGCTTCTGCGCCGAGCTGGCGCCGGAGCCCCGCGCCGCGCTGCTGGCCCAACTCGAGGCCCTGGAGCCCGAGGCGCTGCGCCAGCACTGCCAGCGCGCGGCTGCCGCCTGCGCGCGCCCCCCAGGCCCGCCGTCCGACCTGGCTGCGCGCCTGCAGCCCCTGCCTCCTGAGCGCGTGGGCAGCGCGACGGAGGGTGACCCCCAGACCCGGCGGCTCTGGGAGGAGGAAG GTTTCCATCAGATCGCCCTGAACAGGGTGGCCGTGCTGCTGCTGGCTGGTGGGCAGGGCACCCGCCTGGGGGTGACCTACCCCAAGGGCATGTATCAGGTCGGGCTGCCCAGCCAGAAGACCCTGTACCAGCTGCAGGCAGAACGGATTCGGCGGGTGGAGCAGCTGGCCGGCGAGCGCTACGGGACCCGCTGCACGGTGCCCTG GTACATCATGACCAGTGAGTTCACGCTGGGGCCCACGGCCAAGTTCTTCAAGGAGCATGACTTTTTCCACTTGGATCCCAACAACGTGATCATGTTTGAACAGCGCATGCTGCCTGCTGTGTCCTTCGATGGCAGGGCCATCCTGGAGAGGAAGGACAAGGTCGCCATGGCACCAG ATGGTAATGGGGGCCTGTACAGCGCGCTGGAGGACCACCAGATCCTAGAGGACATGGAGCGGCGAGGAGTGGAGTTCGTGCACGTGTACTGCGTGGACAACATCCTGGTGCGGCTGGCCGACCCGGTCTTCATAGGCTTCTGCGTGCTGCGGGGCGCCGACTGTGGAGCCAAG GTGGTGGAGAAGGCGTACCCTGAGGAGCCAGTGGGCGTGGTGTGCCAGGTGGACGGCGTCCCCCAGGTGGTGGAGTACAGCGAGATCAGCCCCGAGGTGGCGCAGCTGCGCGCGCCAGGTGGGGGCCTGCTGTACAACGCAGGCAACATCTGCAACCACTTTTTCACCCGAGACTTCCTTCGGACCGTCACCAG GGAGCTCGAGCCCCTGCTGCAGCCGCATGTGGCTGTGAAGAAGGTCCCCTGTGTGGACGAGCACGGACACCCAGTAAAGCCGCTCCAGCCGAACGGGATCAAGATGGAGAAGTTCGTGTTTGACGTGCTCCCGTTTGCCAA ctgccagggcccagggcatCTTGGCCAGCACGTCGGGTCTGCAGCtgtctcccccgccccccaggaaCTTCGTGGCCTTCCAAGTGCTGCGGGAGGAGGAGTTCTCCCCACTCAAGAACGCCGACTCAGCCGACAGGGACAACCCCTCCACGTCCCGGCGGGCCCTGCTCGCCCAGCACTGCCGGTGGGCCCTGCGGGCAGGCGCCCGCTTCCTGGACGCACACGGGACCCGGCTCCTCGAGCAGCCCAG CCTGCCTGGCAGCACAGAGCCTCCAGCCATCTGCGAGATCTCACCCTTGGTGTCATATGCTGGAGAG GGACTGGAGGAATTGCTGAGAGGCCGAGAGTTCCGGCCCCCACTCATCCTGGATGA
- the UAP1L1 gene encoding UDP-N-acetylhexosamine pyrophosphorylase-like protein 1 isoform X3, translating into MASEADLRARLQRASQEHLLRFCAELAPEPRAALLAQLEALEPEALRQHCQRAAAACARPPGPPSDLAARLQPLPPERVGSATEGDPQTRRLWEEEGFHQIALNRVAVLLLAGGQGTRLGVTYPKGMYQVGLPSQKTLYQLQAERIRRVEQLAGERYGTRCTVPWYIMTSEFTLGPTAKFFKEHDFFHLDPNNVIMFEQRMLPAVSFDGRAILERKDKVAMAPDGNGGLYSALEDHQILEDMERRGVEFVHVYCVDNILVRLADPVFIGFCVLRGADCGAKVVEKAYPEEPVGVVCQVDGVPQVVEYSEISPEVAQLRAPGGGLLYNAGNICNHFFTRDFLRTVTRELEPLLQPHVAVKKVPCVDEHGHPVKPLQPNGIKMEKFVFDVLPFANCQGPGHLGQHVGSAAVSPAPQELRGLPSAAGGGVLPTQERRLSRQGQPLHVPAGPARPALPVGPAGRRPLPGRTRDPAPRAAQGLEELLRGREFRPPLILDEATAKELRP; encoded by the exons ATGGCCTCGGAGGCGGACTTGCGCGCCCGGCTGCAGCGCGCCAGCCAGGAGCACCTCCTGCGCTTCTGCGCCGAGCTGGCGCCGGAGCCCCGCGCCGCGCTGCTGGCCCAACTCGAGGCCCTGGAGCCCGAGGCGCTGCGCCAGCACTGCCAGCGCGCGGCTGCCGCCTGCGCGCGCCCCCCAGGCCCGCCGTCCGACCTGGCTGCGCGCCTGCAGCCCCTGCCTCCTGAGCGCGTGGGCAGCGCGACGGAGGGTGACCCCCAGACCCGGCGGCTCTGGGAGGAGGAAG GTTTCCATCAGATCGCCCTGAACAGGGTGGCCGTGCTGCTGCTGGCTGGTGGGCAGGGCACCCGCCTGGGGGTGACCTACCCCAAGGGCATGTATCAGGTCGGGCTGCCCAGCCAGAAGACCCTGTACCAGCTGCAGGCAGAACGGATTCGGCGGGTGGAGCAGCTGGCCGGCGAGCGCTACGGGACCCGCTGCACGGTGCCCTG GTACATCATGACCAGTGAGTTCACGCTGGGGCCCACGGCCAAGTTCTTCAAGGAGCATGACTTTTTCCACTTGGATCCCAACAACGTGATCATGTTTGAACAGCGCATGCTGCCTGCTGTGTCCTTCGATGGCAGGGCCATCCTGGAGAGGAAGGACAAGGTCGCCATGGCACCAG ATGGTAATGGGGGCCTGTACAGCGCGCTGGAGGACCACCAGATCCTAGAGGACATGGAGCGGCGAGGAGTGGAGTTCGTGCACGTGTACTGCGTGGACAACATCCTGGTGCGGCTGGCCGACCCGGTCTTCATAGGCTTCTGCGTGCTGCGGGGCGCCGACTGTGGAGCCAAG GTGGTGGAGAAGGCGTACCCTGAGGAGCCAGTGGGCGTGGTGTGCCAGGTGGACGGCGTCCCCCAGGTGGTGGAGTACAGCGAGATCAGCCCCGAGGTGGCGCAGCTGCGCGCGCCAGGTGGGGGCCTGCTGTACAACGCAGGCAACATCTGCAACCACTTTTTCACCCGAGACTTCCTTCGGACCGTCACCAG GGAGCTCGAGCCCCTGCTGCAGCCGCATGTGGCTGTGAAGAAGGTCCCCTGTGTGGACGAGCACGGACACCCAGTAAAGCCGCTCCAGCCGAACGGGATCAAGATGGAGAAGTTCGTGTTTGACGTGCTCCCGTTTGCCAA ctgccagggcccagggcatCTTGGCCAGCACGTCGGGTCTGCAGCtgtctcccccgccccccaggaaCTTCGTGGCCTTCCAAGTGCTGCGGGAGGAGGAGTTCTCCCCACTCAAGAACGCCGACTCAGCCGACAGGGACAACCCCTCCACGTCCCGGCGGGCCCTGCTCGCCCAGCACTGCCGGTGGGCCCTGCGGGCAGGCGCCCGCTTCCTGGACGCACACGGGACCCGGCTCCTCGAGCAGCCCAG GGACTGGAGGAATTGCTGAGAGGCCGAGAGTTCCGGCCCCCACTCATCCTGGATGAGGCCACTGCCAAGGAGCTGCGGCCCTGA
- the NPDC1 gene encoding neural proliferation differentiation and control protein 1 isoform X1, translating to MATPVPPPSPRHLRLLRLLLSGLVLGAALRGAAGGRSDAAACPGSLDCALKRRARCPPGAHVCGPCLQPFQEDRQGLCVPRMRQPLGEGLHQPRLEEEIDFLAQELARQEAGRPGLKAPSQLEGQQRPPEAAATLGLSERGQGLGLGLPSTRGAPAPTPRPSLGPAVSSGPVHMSPLEPRGGHGDGLTLVLILACCVAGAAALAVAALFWWRLQRDIRLTKKADYTAPQAPSSPAPPGISPGDQRLAHSAEMYHYQHQRQQMRCLERHKEPPKELDSASSDEENEDGDFTVYECPGLAPTGEMEVRNPLFDHASLSTPPLQ from the exons ATGGCGACGCCCGTGCCCCCGCCCTCCCCGCGGCACCTGCGGCTCCTGCGGCTGCTGCTGTCCGGCCTCGTCCTCGGCGCGGCCTTGCGCGGTGCGGCCGGCGGCCGCTCCG ATGCAGCTGCCTGTCCTGGGAGCCTGGACTGTGCCCTGAAGAGGCGGGCACGGTGCCCCCCGGGTGCACATGTCTGTGGGCCCTGCCTCCAGCCCTTCCAGGAGGATCGGCAGGGGCTCTGTGTGCCCAGGATGCGCCAGCCTCTGG GGGAGGGCTTGCACCAGCCCAGACTGGAAGAGGAGATCGACTTCCTGGCCCAGGAGCTAGCCCGGCAGGAGGCGGGGCGCCCTGGGCTCAAGGCCCCATCCCAGCTTGAGGGACAACAGCGGCCCCCGGAGGCGG CGGCCACCCTTGGGCTTTCAGAGCGAGGCCAGGGACTCGGCCTGGGCCTCCCCTCCACGCGGGGAGCCCCGGCGCCCACACCCCGCCCCTCCCTGGGCCCCGCCGTGTCGTCTGGGCCTGTGCACATGTCCCCCCTGGAGCCGCGGGGCGGGCACGGTGACGGCCTCACCCTCG TGCtgatcctggcatgctgcgtggCTGGCGCAGCCGCGCTGGCGGTGGCGGCTCTCTTCTGGTGGCG GCTGCAGCGAGATATCCGCCTGACCAAGAAGGCCGACTACACGGCCCCGCAGGCGCCCAGCTCCCCAGCTCCGCCGGGGATCTCG cccGGGGACCAGCGGCTGGCGCACAGTGCGGAGATGTACCACTACCAACATCAGAGGCAGCAGATGCGATGCCTGGAGCG gcATAAAGAGCCGCCCAAGGAGTTGGACTCCGCCTCCTCCGACGAGGAGAACGAAGACGGCGACTTCACGGTGTACGAGTGCCCCGGCCTGGCCCCA ACGGGAGAGATGGAGGTTCGGAACCCATTGTTTGACCATGCCTCGCTGTCCACGCCCCCGCTGCAGTGA
- the ENTPD2 gene encoding ectonucleoside triphosphate diphosphohydrolase 2 — translation MAGKALSLLPPLLLAAAGLAGLLLLCVPTRDIREPPALKYGIVLDAGSSHTAMFIYKWPADKENDTGIVGQHSSCDVRGGGISSYADNPSGAGQSLVECLNQALRDVPEERHASTPLYLGATAGMRLLNLTSPEASASVLAAVTQTLTQYPFDFRGARILSGQDEGVFGWVTANYLLENFIKYGWVGRWFRPRKGTLGAMDLGGASTQITFETASPAEDPASEVQLRLYGQRYRVYTHSFLCYGRDQVLRRLLASALQTHGSHPCWPQGYSTHVMLQEVFESPCTAAQRPRAFNGSTRVSLAGSSDPTLCRGLVSQLFNASSCRFSRCSFSGVFQPPVAGKFIAFSAFFYTMDFLRTVMGLPVATLQQLEVAVVTVCNQTWSELQARAPDHRARLPDYCAGAMFVQQLLSRGYGFDERSFGGVTFQKKAGDTAVGWALGYMLNLTNLIPADPPGLRKGTDFSSWVVLLLLFAAMLLAAFALLLHQARTTKLARTI, via the exons ATGGCCGGGAAGGCGCTGtcgctgctgccgccgctgctgctggcCGCCGCCGGCCTCGCCGGCCTCCTGCTGCTGTGCGTCCCCACCCGCGACATCCGGGAGCCGCCCGCCCTCAAG TATGGCATCGTCCTGGACGCAGGCTCTTCCCACACGGCCATGTTCATCTACAAGTGGCCAGCAGACAAAGAGAACGACACAGGGATTGTGGGCCAGCACAGCTCCTGCGACGTGCGAG GTGGGGGCATCTCTAGCTATGCTGACAACCCCTCTGGAGCCGGGCAGAGCCTTGTGGAATGCCTGAACCAGGCACTTCGGGATGTGCCCGAGGAGAGACACGCGAGCACGCCACTCTACCTGGGAGCCACAGCGGGCATGCGCCTGCTCAA CCTGACCAGTCCAGAGGCTTCAGCCAGCGTGCTCGCTGCTGTGACACAGACGCTGACCCAGTACCCCTTTGACTTCCGCGGTGCCCGCATCCTCTCAGGCCAGGATGAGGGCGTGTTTGGCTGGGTGACTGCCAACTACTTGCTGGAAAACTTCATCAAG TACGGCTGGGTGGGCCGGTGGTTCCGGCCAAGGAAGGGGACGCTGGGGGCCATGGACCTGGGGGGCGCCTCCACACAGATCACCTTCGAGACGGCCAGCCCCGCAGAGGATCCGGCCAGTGAGGTTCAGCTCCGGCTCTACGGCCAGCGGTACCGAGTGTATACTCACAGCTTCCTCTGCTACGGCCGGGACCAGGTCCTGCGAAGGCTGCTAGCCAGTGCGCTCCAG ACCCACGGCTCCCACCCCTGCTGGCCGCAGGGCTATTCCACTCACGTGATGCTCCAGGAAGTCTTCGAGTCGCCCTGCACCGCCGCCCAGCGGCCCCGGGCCTTCAACGGGAGCACCAGGGTCAGCCTGGCGGGCAGCAGCGACCCCACCCTCTGCCGCGGCCTCGTCTCCCAGCTCTTTAACGCGTCCTCCTGCCGCTTCTCCAGATGCTCCTTCAGTGGCGTCTTCCAGCCCCCTGTGGCCGGGAAGTTTATC gccttctctgctttcttctaCACGATGGACTTCCTGAGAACGGTGATGGGGCTGCCTGTAGCAACTCTGCAGCAGCTAGAGGTGGCTGTGGTTACCGTCTGCAACCAGACATGGAGTGAG CTGCAGGCTCGGGCGCCGGACCACCGGGCCCGCCTGCCCGACTACTGTGCGGGGGCGATGTTCGTGCAGCAGCTGCTGAGCCGCGGATACGGCTTCGACGAGCGCTCCTTCGGAGGCGTGACCTTCCAGAAGAAG GCCGGGGACACTGCGGTCGGCTGGGCGCTTGGCTACATGCTGAACCTGACCAACCTGATCCCCGCTGACCCTCCTGGGCTGCGCAAAGGCACGGACTTCAGCTCCTGGGTCGTCCTCCTCCTGCTCTTCGCCGCCATGCTCCTGGCTGCGTTTGCCCTCCTGCTGCACCAGGCGCGTACCACCAAGTTGGCGCGCACCATCTAG
- the SAPCD2 gene encoding suppressor APC domain-containing protein 2 — protein MAGAAMAEPGGGPPPAPGTEGLPRAFLQSLRTLFDILDDRRRGLVHLREIESRWRGADARELPRGVLEGLRQVAPASGYLTFERFVAGLRTALPSADGDTRAPARAPARGGCSARPGGQPPPPRLVFAPADEPRTVLERKPLPLGARPPPAGPGVASRNLEQPCGLAEAAPGPAEPERPQGAALERSPSKDTGAVTCRAQELGTGDAHWGPRARGERRRHTITNGVDCALLKQMTELQQEQEALLQGLEMMARGREWCQQQLQRLQERQRHPGQSRASSDLGAEGSPRLLGQLLPKVQEVARCLGELLAAACAARALPSSSSGPPGPVSPSAPNWQQQTILMLKEQNRLLTQEVTNKSERITQLEQEKSALIKQLFEARALSQQDAGPLDSTFM, from the exons ATGGCCGGAGCCGCCATGGCCGAGCCGGGCGGCGGGCCGCCTCCCGCGCCCGGCACAGAGGGGCTGCCGCGCGCGTTCCTGCAGAGCCTGCGCACGCTCTTCGACATCCTGGACGACCGGCGGCGCGGCCTGGTGCACCTGCGGGAGATCGAGTCCCGCTGGCGGGGCGCCGACGCGCGCGAGCTGCCCCGCGGCGTGCTCGAGGGCCTGCGCCAGGTGGCCCCAGCCAGCGGCTACTTAACCTTCGAGCGCTTCGTGGCCGGCCTGCGCACCGCGCTGCCGAGCGCCGACGGCGACACGCGGGCCCCCGCGCGCGCCCCGGCCCGGGGAGGCTGCTCGGCGCGGCCCGGGGGCCAGCCGCCGCCCCCGCGCCTGGTGTTCGCGCCGGCCGACGAGCCGCGGACCGTCCTGGAGAGGAAGCCCCTGCCCCTGGGCGCGCGCCCCCCGCCGGCTGGCCCAGGCGTCGCGAGTCGGAACCTGGAGCAGCCGTGCGGCCTGGCGGAGGCGGCGCCCGGTCCGGCGGAGCCCGAGCGGCCCCAGGGCGCGGCACTGGAGCGGAGCCCGAGCAAGGACACTG GAGCAGTGACCTGCAGGGCCCAGGAACTCGGCACGGGGGACGCCCACTGGGGGCCCCGTGCCCGAGGGGAACGGCGGAGGCACACCATCACCAACGGCGTGGACTGTGCCCTG CTGAAGCAGATGACGGAGCTGCAGCAGGAGCAGGAAGCTCTGCTGCAGGGCCTGGAGATGATGGCGCGGGGCCGGGAGTGGtgccagcagcagctgcagcgccTGCAGGAGCGCCAGCGCCACCCGGGCCAGAGCCGGGCCAGCTCG gaccTCGGGGCTGAGGGCAGCCCCCGCCTGCTGGGGCAGCTGCTGCCTAAGGTGCAGGAGGTGGCCCGGTGCCTGGGGGAGCTGCTGGCCGCAGCCTGTGCTGCCAGG GCTCTGCCCTCGTCCTCCTCGGGGCCCCCGGGGCCTGTGTCACCCTCAGCCCCCAACTGGCAGCAGCAGACCATCCTCATGCTGAAGGAGCAGAACCGGCTCCTGACCCag GAGGTGACCAACAAGAGTGAGCGGATCACACAGCTGGAGCAGGAGAAGTCTGCCCTCATCAAGCAGCTGTTTGAGGCCCGCGCCCTCAGCCAACAGGACGCCGGGCCCCTGGATTCCACCTTCATGTAG
- the UAP1L1 gene encoding UDP-N-acetylhexosamine pyrophosphorylase-like protein 1 isoform X4 yields MASEADLRARLQRASQEHLLRFCAELAPEPRAALLAQLEALEPEALRQHCQRAAAACARPPGPPSDLAARLQPLPPERVGSATEGDPQTRRLWEEEGFHQIALNRVAVLLLAGGQGTRLGVTYPKGMYQVGLPSQKTLYQLQAERIRRVEQLAGERYGTRCTVPWYIMTSEFTLGPTAKFFKEHDFFHLDPNNVIMFEQRMLPAVSFDGRAILERKDKVAMAPDGNGGLYSALEDHQILEDMERRGVEFVHVYCVDNILVRLADPVFIGFCVLRGADCGAKVVEKAYPEEPVGVVCQVDGVPQVVEYSEISPEVAQLRAPGGGLLYNAGNICNHFFTRDFLRTVTRELEPLLQPHVAVKKVPCVDEHGHPVKPLQPNGIKMEKFVFDVLPFAKNFVAFQVLREEEFSPLKNADSADRDNPSTSRRALLAQHCRWALRAGARFLDAHGTRLLEQPRDWRNC; encoded by the exons ATGGCCTCGGAGGCGGACTTGCGCGCCCGGCTGCAGCGCGCCAGCCAGGAGCACCTCCTGCGCTTCTGCGCCGAGCTGGCGCCGGAGCCCCGCGCCGCGCTGCTGGCCCAACTCGAGGCCCTGGAGCCCGAGGCGCTGCGCCAGCACTGCCAGCGCGCGGCTGCCGCCTGCGCGCGCCCCCCAGGCCCGCCGTCCGACCTGGCTGCGCGCCTGCAGCCCCTGCCTCCTGAGCGCGTGGGCAGCGCGACGGAGGGTGACCCCCAGACCCGGCGGCTCTGGGAGGAGGAAG GTTTCCATCAGATCGCCCTGAACAGGGTGGCCGTGCTGCTGCTGGCTGGTGGGCAGGGCACCCGCCTGGGGGTGACCTACCCCAAGGGCATGTATCAGGTCGGGCTGCCCAGCCAGAAGACCCTGTACCAGCTGCAGGCAGAACGGATTCGGCGGGTGGAGCAGCTGGCCGGCGAGCGCTACGGGACCCGCTGCACGGTGCCCTG GTACATCATGACCAGTGAGTTCACGCTGGGGCCCACGGCCAAGTTCTTCAAGGAGCATGACTTTTTCCACTTGGATCCCAACAACGTGATCATGTTTGAACAGCGCATGCTGCCTGCTGTGTCCTTCGATGGCAGGGCCATCCTGGAGAGGAAGGACAAGGTCGCCATGGCACCAG ATGGTAATGGGGGCCTGTACAGCGCGCTGGAGGACCACCAGATCCTAGAGGACATGGAGCGGCGAGGAGTGGAGTTCGTGCACGTGTACTGCGTGGACAACATCCTGGTGCGGCTGGCCGACCCGGTCTTCATAGGCTTCTGCGTGCTGCGGGGCGCCGACTGTGGAGCCAAG GTGGTGGAGAAGGCGTACCCTGAGGAGCCAGTGGGCGTGGTGTGCCAGGTGGACGGCGTCCCCCAGGTGGTGGAGTACAGCGAGATCAGCCCCGAGGTGGCGCAGCTGCGCGCGCCAGGTGGGGGCCTGCTGTACAACGCAGGCAACATCTGCAACCACTTTTTCACCCGAGACTTCCTTCGGACCGTCACCAG GGAGCTCGAGCCCCTGCTGCAGCCGCATGTGGCTGTGAAGAAGGTCCCCTGTGTGGACGAGCACGGACACCCAGTAAAGCCGCTCCAGCCGAACGGGATCAAGATGGAGAAGTTCGTGTTTGACGTGCTCCCGTTTGCCAA gaaCTTCGTGGCCTTCCAAGTGCTGCGGGAGGAGGAGTTCTCCCCACTCAAGAACGCCGACTCAGCCGACAGGGACAACCCCTCCACGTCCCGGCGGGCCCTGCTCGCCCAGCACTGCCGGTGGGCCCTGCGGGCAGGCGCCCGCTTCCTGGACGCACACGGGACCCGGCTCCTCGAGCAGCCCAG GGACTGGAGGAATTGCTGA
- the NPDC1 gene encoding neural proliferation differentiation and control protein 1 isoform X2: MATPVPPPSPRHLRLLRLLLSGLVLGAALRGAAGGRSDAAACPGSLDCALKRRARCPPGAHVCGPCLQPFQEDRQGLCVPRMRQPLGEGLHQPRLEEEIDFLAQELARQEAGRPGLKAPSQLEGQQRPPEAVLILACCVAGAAALAVAALFWWRLQRDIRLTKKADYTAPQAPSSPAPPGISPGDQRLAHSAEMYHYQHQRQQMRCLERHKEPPKELDSASSDEENEDGDFTVYECPGLAPTGEMEVRNPLFDHASLSTPPLQ, encoded by the exons ATGGCGACGCCCGTGCCCCCGCCCTCCCCGCGGCACCTGCGGCTCCTGCGGCTGCTGCTGTCCGGCCTCGTCCTCGGCGCGGCCTTGCGCGGTGCGGCCGGCGGCCGCTCCG ATGCAGCTGCCTGTCCTGGGAGCCTGGACTGTGCCCTGAAGAGGCGGGCACGGTGCCCCCCGGGTGCACATGTCTGTGGGCCCTGCCTCCAGCCCTTCCAGGAGGATCGGCAGGGGCTCTGTGTGCCCAGGATGCGCCAGCCTCTGG GGGAGGGCTTGCACCAGCCCAGACTGGAAGAGGAGATCGACTTCCTGGCCCAGGAGCTAGCCCGGCAGGAGGCGGGGCGCCCTGGGCTCAAGGCCCCATCCCAGCTTGAGGGACAACAGCGGCCCCCGGAGGCGG TGCtgatcctggcatgctgcgtggCTGGCGCAGCCGCGCTGGCGGTGGCGGCTCTCTTCTGGTGGCG GCTGCAGCGAGATATCCGCCTGACCAAGAAGGCCGACTACACGGCCCCGCAGGCGCCCAGCTCCCCAGCTCCGCCGGGGATCTCG cccGGGGACCAGCGGCTGGCGCACAGTGCGGAGATGTACCACTACCAACATCAGAGGCAGCAGATGCGATGCCTGGAGCG gcATAAAGAGCCGCCCAAGGAGTTGGACTCCGCCTCCTCCGACGAGGAGAACGAAGACGGCGACTTCACGGTGTACGAGTGCCCCGGCCTGGCCCCA ACGGGAGAGATGGAGGTTCGGAACCCATTGTTTGACCATGCCTCGCTGTCCACGCCCCCGCTGCAGTGA
- the UAP1L1 gene encoding UDP-N-acetylhexosamine pyrophosphorylase-like protein 1 isoform X2: MASEADLRARLQRASQEHLLRFCAELAPEPRAALLAQLEALEPEALRQHCQRAAAACARPPGPPSDLAARLQPLPPERVGSATEGDPQTRRLWEEEGFHQIALNRVAVLLLAGGQGTRLGVTYPKGMYQVGLPSQKTLYQLQAERIRRVEQLAGERYGTRCTVPWYIMTSEFTLGPTAKFFKEHDFFHLDPNNVIMFEQRMLPAVSFDGRAILERKDKVAMAPDGNGGLYSALEDHQILEDMERRGVEFVHVYCVDNILVRLADPVFIGFCVLRGADCGAKVVEKAYPEEPVGVVCQVDGVPQVVEYSEISPEVAQLRAPGGGLLYNAGNICNHFFTRDFLRTVTRELEPLLQPHVAVKKVPCVDEHGHPVKPLQPNGIKMEKFVFDVLPFAKNFVAFQVLREEEFSPLKNADSADRDNPSTSRRALLAQHCRWALRAGARFLDAHGTRLLEQPSLPGSTEPPAICEISPLVSYAGEGLEELLRGREFRPPLILDEATAKELRP; encoded by the exons ATGGCCTCGGAGGCGGACTTGCGCGCCCGGCTGCAGCGCGCCAGCCAGGAGCACCTCCTGCGCTTCTGCGCCGAGCTGGCGCCGGAGCCCCGCGCCGCGCTGCTGGCCCAACTCGAGGCCCTGGAGCCCGAGGCGCTGCGCCAGCACTGCCAGCGCGCGGCTGCCGCCTGCGCGCGCCCCCCAGGCCCGCCGTCCGACCTGGCTGCGCGCCTGCAGCCCCTGCCTCCTGAGCGCGTGGGCAGCGCGACGGAGGGTGACCCCCAGACCCGGCGGCTCTGGGAGGAGGAAG GTTTCCATCAGATCGCCCTGAACAGGGTGGCCGTGCTGCTGCTGGCTGGTGGGCAGGGCACCCGCCTGGGGGTGACCTACCCCAAGGGCATGTATCAGGTCGGGCTGCCCAGCCAGAAGACCCTGTACCAGCTGCAGGCAGAACGGATTCGGCGGGTGGAGCAGCTGGCCGGCGAGCGCTACGGGACCCGCTGCACGGTGCCCTG GTACATCATGACCAGTGAGTTCACGCTGGGGCCCACGGCCAAGTTCTTCAAGGAGCATGACTTTTTCCACTTGGATCCCAACAACGTGATCATGTTTGAACAGCGCATGCTGCCTGCTGTGTCCTTCGATGGCAGGGCCATCCTGGAGAGGAAGGACAAGGTCGCCATGGCACCAG ATGGTAATGGGGGCCTGTACAGCGCGCTGGAGGACCACCAGATCCTAGAGGACATGGAGCGGCGAGGAGTGGAGTTCGTGCACGTGTACTGCGTGGACAACATCCTGGTGCGGCTGGCCGACCCGGTCTTCATAGGCTTCTGCGTGCTGCGGGGCGCCGACTGTGGAGCCAAG GTGGTGGAGAAGGCGTACCCTGAGGAGCCAGTGGGCGTGGTGTGCCAGGTGGACGGCGTCCCCCAGGTGGTGGAGTACAGCGAGATCAGCCCCGAGGTGGCGCAGCTGCGCGCGCCAGGTGGGGGCCTGCTGTACAACGCAGGCAACATCTGCAACCACTTTTTCACCCGAGACTTCCTTCGGACCGTCACCAG GGAGCTCGAGCCCCTGCTGCAGCCGCATGTGGCTGTGAAGAAGGTCCCCTGTGTGGACGAGCACGGACACCCAGTAAAGCCGCTCCAGCCGAACGGGATCAAGATGGAGAAGTTCGTGTTTGACGTGCTCCCGTTTGCCAA gaaCTTCGTGGCCTTCCAAGTGCTGCGGGAGGAGGAGTTCTCCCCACTCAAGAACGCCGACTCAGCCGACAGGGACAACCCCTCCACGTCCCGGCGGGCCCTGCTCGCCCAGCACTGCCGGTGGGCCCTGCGGGCAGGCGCCCGCTTCCTGGACGCACACGGGACCCGGCTCCTCGAGCAGCCCAG CCTGCCTGGCAGCACAGAGCCTCCAGCCATCTGCGAGATCTCACCCTTGGTGTCATATGCTGGAGAG GGACTGGAGGAATTGCTGAGAGGCCGAGAGTTCCGGCCCCCACTCATCCTGGATGAGGCCACTGCCAAGGAGCTGCGGCCCTGA